The following are encoded in a window of bacterium genomic DNA:
- a CDS encoding GTP-binding protein: MSKAKFDRSKPHVNIGTIGHVDHGKTTLTAAITL, encoded by the coding sequence ATGTCCAAAGCGAAGTTTGATCGCAGTAAGCCCCACGTGAACATCGGTACGATTGGTCACGTCGATCATGGTAAGACGACTTTGACGGCGGCGATCACGTTA